From the genome of Geminocystis herdmanii PCC 6308, one region includes:
- a CDS encoding Calx-beta domain-containing protein, translating into MAIDLASRLSAITVDSSTGVTHIVWADNGNIFHAVYDNNSETWKDAQAIAFTGTEPVTSLNLVANDKLIDGSNPGLAVVWQQGSLNDSDFFYTAANYDSNADLQWLETPQALTSDQVADLEPTVTVNSSGEVIVVGSKVNLENATNLGITEDTDHYYQQFSVSSTQFSTSTSTITPTASYSPQLTNDGLVNLGVLNNTNQTTQAVQSTTESDGFGVSSETEQPGQQPVGSWNAQLSFASSLLEDWELMHSVPKSGFLRSIITPFLKNWELVGTLSGGTTFPFGGEEASIFLKTNAQLEWKSPKLLESPWKTNTVNNTNSIIASPSGLVAPGSTYKQNARSPITFGFDLDSTYKFSNTSPYDLLSIDDILGLTASVKFPIVPAVVTEGFFTLDATGSVGINFNLLATPETTGGNYSPQTLGAALGIIGATAFGEGASLLLSMGDKEAEAGVIAADIAINVAETFAAFINGTAEGLVMKGSIGFPVLSTGLVGKAQIPHVPILSADINGGVTTAFNWGIGSTDNTISFGFPIGFDVKVGPIGLGFNFNPGWTWDVFDGNKNSTESAVSAETASSFSTTTAQTQVSGSLLTIDLETTISALPNPNDFTVTVTDINGAITTIPVFNVLQGNSPTTIVLQLESSIASSENLDYTTSDNPTPTSNAISLSFINNEGITNSEGNVIENISGLNVTNVTPNTLNYTFNPTSGNSQNYINPTLLLSFNTPLNTNSTPDFNRFTVIPVGQTTALSVINAQVTNNGVLLTFASSVSNQSLQNVTIAYSNSTNFGNALEDSSNNPLGAFTINNGVTTQVSQSSIFLSNNNSALNLTATASDYTVNVTDADGNPISETFKAQSATITNGGVLLTINQNISPEQNVSISYNNQIQTSSLVTGITPPSVNTNSVLASIEADLGQDSTPTLSFTKTGQILAAWVAEVPPLEPIAGFVNGNEITLNFVDSLGNGTDDPTPSQFTITDSNNNSYTVGNVSTVGNSLTLTLDTAVTADVELKISYQIAPSNNQNLYITNTTTDTTLWIDNFNDFALDNITGSTNSPILLGSGSIVETSSSNKVTLVFDQNLTGSPLNTQFTVQSNGVNYVIEPNITINNNTVVLTVQPPTGSNLIGTGDIVTVSYSGSSLSGTGGTVATFSNEPVITSPTTPTTVIKYGFGPSGDNLLSSVASIPGSGGLNFYPVAALDQLQNNVLVWSYADSNDINTDLTPGEIYSDDQTQIINESLNQSDIYYSIYNATTGTWSIANAIAVQQGTDGKIALGTGPNGNLMAAWLNYDNGESTIYWSSLSYNNDVPSWSSPAILYSDANPDPLTELSITTLNGNPSVFWTETQQTSYSELTFNESPLLYYRLAETSGTTLTNEGIYGAGGNGTYSGSVTFNEVGALEDTTTNEGDANPAVLFNSGNSATSSTIPLSGISFSVEFWFKVPSLPSNTLDLVSASGLMNVTLNNSGLSLNINNTALNSSGFNPSANEWYYVVATYNGETDTVNLSVNGENVGSLDSVDLSIPSNTSLTLAGSSNESVYLDEVAFYRQALTDNDTPDISDFGNLTASQISQILLNTSQIGNKYNAQYVDPLPAGPNTQYVTYDGSSWGVPSIIEPNDKPVATQLSDANKVQWDVTSYNTANSSGYVNPNGNPDIFLSLNLGNQTTGTKISSIEVTANNVIWSVGNTNGNQLAVVQGDKLLNPVNPDGSFDYTILSPNVDLDLFLDAGSNNFPSGTTFNVTINYSNGSTTTQTVQAGNVTSEPTDINSNQVLGIATVTEANDSSLALIDSGFIINTTNSSMGYVITNGDFNNDGKSDVAVGNRGYTNTSGSVLGQGTIQILFGGGAVLSNNESNPLTTTDLSGNPNGVLITGLSDTGQANGDFPFSMATGDVNGDGYEDLVIGDPNANKVYVIYGSNNLAGTTINVTNLGSQGYVINTPTSNIGFGYSVAVGNFNSNAESNGTYASGTKFDIAIGAPVANNGNGAVYVAFDGTSTLSTIYSSQNDGELAGYSVAVSSRTSQAKTFTGNTTSDDLIIGAIGFSGDVTNQWNGLSGLPSSANSTDNPAGQSYPSTSTAELGAVYVFQSNGTTSNTFNTTPYATYTGSNLPSSNGTANNSNAGSALNSTDLDGDKINDLAISAPGGANNNGLIYVLKGGITQNNNPQNLDTVANLGIVGGLPFSQTGAVITSPGDVNNDGYEDFLITAPQGANGTGQSYVLFGPLNLSDIGTIFDLNVTASDSKTTFLLNGDQPYQLVGAAASGIGDVNGDSVDDLMISAPNAGQLYTIFGHPWLADDGSIKLADISADNGFVIDGMLYLSPNSPNGYILGLSDSSTNETYGINIPVGVLFLLNPRGTVVWQSDNTTPAVQALMQTDGNFVLYSQAQALNEPGSAEYAVWATGTNTTQGAYLSLGEDGGLYIVSNSGSILSTLNQGTASATSNNTRLLEENQITSSSTTFINNSVNGGSLVGNGNNVVMLGDINGDGFGDVLSGGSEYGAVIVFGNSTTNLIDAAVGTDDIVITVSNQTINQFLPLGDINGDGLKDFGVIDNNDNFYVQLGSSSIPTLGSNINLSTVAKTSIIQGIAIGDYNGDGYGDVVLRSTNGVWTLYEGSANGTLTSDTDITFSGLTGNGLGDINGDGYTEVGLGNQFMNLISPNVIANGQFTVYLGNNQGNSTIEPPNAVFEQTLINSDWTSQYNLGVQSAELAPTLVEFNGYLYMLYNATDNVDSNKNTLWIQRSADGVNWEGLTNLGSSFETDYQASLGVFNNTLYLAFTATNNEVILASAVSADTDLGLTFSGGDFYQIGSNTSEQGPTLVTYNDELYAFFLATNGDNSVVYVTSDNPSNSDTWTTSSRVPYDGGTNSSSDRIGATVFNDELYIAFKADNSNNISVTSYNGSTWSSANSSATSQVIPNQGTSAGPSLIATDETLYLFFKSGNSSETIFYISGEGLGENWTNDNASIPNQSSFDRTSPAFFNQSIYIAHVGYNNDTSIYVTASNPIFEPNQTQELGSQLQGIGDFNGDGIEDYGVLAPGYATFGEFNGSNFENNQGALFIYYGSTSSTINSTPDVVLNPDYSTNTYGISQLSNFTAIGDINGDGYDDVAIASPSTSLTSDDTQDGTVFVVFGGKNWGNTYSATNPFDLNSLSNNQSNSNTNNSNTSGFLITGLPASQAGISLSGDGDVNGDGFSDFIIGAPGDNDNLSYVIFGSDFNNTVTQTGTIGDDVMIGTATGESFIGGEGDDQIYTNGGIDVVYAGLGDDFVTVNDTYFRRLDGGAGIDVLRFEGYNKQDWDLTTLSPGNRLRNFEILVTEGYGANNLTLNSLTVTQLSPTNTVTVVMDASDTLNLSADFSLNGTVYQYNQKFDRYTSNISSATVLLNRIVETDTTNVITVEKNASSTNTPTSNLTSEVASVNAEIMTSFNTDESGNETAQSVASSVFSATASNPDAPTRLSVSNPTANEADGEVEFTIQRTGDLDKYVQVHYLTQDGRGKAGSDYNPVLGRAVFKPGETSKTISVPLILDDIYTGTRDLGLLVTLEEESNTVIDDEFHLNVDPTDGQIRNWNHIIGEQPNSVMGGELEFRATTTDGKAQVKLYFEGTKDFNNYYIFNNETQQYEAFSGAKLFDDDGDGKNEGAILNLQDGSKYDIDGAENGIIFKRGFFAFGESPEIVLDTAMYRFRSLQTEGAYLYVGAQEKESVLTNYGNNFVEEGLAFYVSDTQEDDLTAFNRFRNTDLMGGYIYAGDTESESIRANYPQFIDEGIAFYAYGANSQMADSITRFQNSTGGAYLYTGQPETQSVITNYANSFNLEGIAFEALLA; encoded by the coding sequence ATGGCTATCGATCTCGCTTCACGTTTATCGGCTATAACTGTTGATTCTTCAACGGGCGTTACTCATATCGTTTGGGCAGATAATGGTAATATTTTTCACGCTGTGTATGACAATAATTCCGAAACGTGGAAAGATGCACAAGCGATCGCATTTACTGGCACTGAACCAGTCACCAGTTTAAACCTCGTAGCGAATGATAAACTAATAGATGGTAGTAATCCGGGGTTAGCGGTGGTATGGCAACAGGGAAGCCTCAATGATAGCGATTTTTTCTACACTGCAGCGAACTATGATTCCAATGCAGATTTACAATGGTTAGAAACTCCTCAAGCGCTAACTTCAGATCAAGTAGCAGATTTAGAACCCACTGTAACTGTTAATAGTAGTGGTGAAGTTATTGTGGTTGGTTCAAAAGTTAACCTCGAAAATGCTACTAATTTAGGCATTACCGAAGATACTGATCATTACTATCAACAATTTAGTGTTAGCAGTACGCAATTTTCTACAAGTACCAGTACTATCACCCCAACTGCCTCCTATTCTCCTCAGTTAACCAACGATGGATTAGTTAATTTAGGGGTTTTAAATAACACAAATCAAACAACTCAAGCTGTACAATCAACTACAGAATCAGACGGTTTTGGAGTTAGTAGTGAAACCGAACAACCCGGACAACAACCTGTAGGCTCATGGAATGCTCAGTTATCTTTTGCTAGTAGTTTACTAGAAGACTGGGAATTGATGCACAGTGTGCCTAAAAGTGGCTTTCTTCGATCGATCATCACTCCTTTTCTCAAAAATTGGGAATTAGTCGGCACATTATCAGGAGGCACAACCTTTCCCTTTGGTGGAGAAGAAGCGTCAATCTTTCTCAAAACTAATGCTCAATTAGAGTGGAAATCCCCGAAACTACTTGAAAGTCCATGGAAGACGAACACCGTCAATAATACCAATAGTATCATCGCTTCTCCCAGTGGACTTGTAGCACCTGGCTCTACCTATAAACAAAACGCTCGATCGCCCATCACATTTGGGTTTGATCTTGATTCTACTTATAAATTTTCTAACACTTCTCCCTATGATTTGCTCAGTATTGATGATATTTTGGGTTTAACGGCTTCTGTAAAATTTCCCATTGTTCCCGCCGTTGTAACCGAAGGATTTTTTACCCTAGATGCCACTGGTAGTGTCGGCATAAATTTTAATCTTTTAGCCACACCAGAAACCACAGGAGGTAATTATTCCCCGCAAACTTTGGGGGCGGCTTTAGGGATTATCGGAGCAACAGCATTTGGTGAGGGTGCTTCCCTATTGTTATCTATGGGAGATAAGGAAGCAGAAGCGGGAGTTATCGCCGCCGATATAGCGATTAATGTTGCCGAAACCTTCGCCGCCTTTATCAACGGTACAGCCGAGGGGCTAGTTATGAAGGGTTCGATCGGATTTCCTGTGTTGAGTACGGGGTTAGTTGGTAAAGCACAAATTCCCCATGTACCGATACTCAGTGCCGATATTAATGGTGGTGTCACCACAGCTTTTAATTGGGGTATTGGCAGTACAGATAACACTATTTCCTTTGGTTTTCCCATTGGTTTTGATGTGAAAGTCGGTCCCATCGGACTCGGTTTTAATTTTAATCCGGGTTGGACATGGGATGTTTTTGACGGCAATAAAAACTCTACTGAGTCGGCAGTATCTGCTGAAACGGCATCCTCTTTCTCTACCACTACTGCTCAAACTCAAGTTAGCGGATCATTATTGACGATCGACTTAGAAACTACAATTTCGGCGTTACCGAATCCTAATGATTTTACCGTTACCGTCACAGATATTAATGGTGCTATAACCACTATTCCTGTTTTTAACGTTTTACAAGGCAATTCCCCTACTACGATCGTTTTACAGCTAGAAAGTTCGATCGCTTCCTCCGAAAACTTAGACTATACAACCTCCGATAATCCTACCCCCACTAGCAACGCAATCTCATTGAGTTTCATCAATAACGAGGGTATCACCAACAGCGAAGGTAATGTTATTGAAAACATTTCGGGCTTAAATGTAACTAATGTCACACCTAACACTCTAAATTATACTTTTAACCCCACCAGTGGCAACAGTCAAAATTATATTAATCCCACTCTACTCCTCAGTTTTAACACCCCTTTAAATACCAACTCTACCCCCGACTTTAATCGCTTTACCGTCATTCCCGTTGGGCAAACTACGGCATTATCCGTCATCAATGCACAGGTAACAAATAATGGAGTCTTATTAACTTTTGCGTCATCGGTAAGTAATCAGTCCTTACAAAACGTCACCATTGCTTATAGTAATAGCACGAACTTTGGTAATGCCTTAGAAGATAGTAGTAACAATCCTTTAGGTGCATTTACCATCAACAACGGCGTAACAACTCAAGTCTCTCAGTCATCTATTTTCCTTAGTAATAATAATTCAGCACTGAATCTTACGGCTACGGCTTCTGACTATACCGTTAATGTCACCGATGCAGACGGCAACCCCATTTCCGAAACCTTTAAGGCACAAAGTGCAACCATTACTAACGGAGGTGTTTTATTAACCATCAATCAAAATATTTCTCCAGAGCAAAATGTCAGTATCAGTTACAATAATCAAATTCAAACAAGCTCTTTAGTAACAGGCATTACACCGCCATCCGTAAACACTAACTCAGTCTTAGCTAGTATTGAAGCGGATTTAGGACAAGATAGCACTCCCACTCTTTCTTTTACCAAAACAGGACAAATTTTAGCGGCTTGGGTTGCAGAAGTGCCTCCCCTTGAGCCTATCGCTGGTTTTGTCAATGGTAACGAGATTACCCTTAATTTTGTCGATAGTTTAGGCAATGGTACAGATGACCCTACCCCTAGTCAATTTACCATCACTGATAGTAATAATAATAGTTATACCGTAGGAAATGTCAGTACGGTAGGTAATAGCTTAACCTTAACTTTAGATACTGCCGTCACTGCTGATGTGGAATTAAAGATAAGTTATCAAATCGCTCCTAGCAATAACCAAAATCTTTATATCACTAACACAACTACAGATACAACTTTATGGATTGATAACTTTAATGATTTTGCCCTAGATAACATCACAGGAAGTACTAATTCACCTATTCTATTGGGTTCAGGTTCGATCGTAGAAACCAGTAGCAGTAATAAAGTTACCCTTGTTTTTGACCAAAATTTAACTGGAAGTCCCCTTAATACTCAATTCACAGTACAAAGTAACGGGGTTAACTACGTCATCGAGCCAAATATAACCATCAATAATAATACTGTCGTTTTAACAGTACAACCTCCTACGGGGAGTAATTTAATCGGTACGGGGGATATTGTCACGGTTAGTTATAGTGGTAGTAGTTTGAGCGGAACAGGTGGTACAGTGGCAACCTTTAGTAACGAACCAGTAATTACCTCTCCCACCACACCCACTACGGTTATTAAATATGGTTTCGGTCCTTCAGGGGATAATTTACTCTCTAGTGTAGCGAGTATTCCGGGTTCTGGAGGCTTGAATTTCTACCCTGTAGCGGCGTTAGATCAATTACAAAATAACGTTTTAGTCTGGTCTTATGCTGATAGTAACGATATAAACACCGATTTAACACCCGGAGAAATTTACAGTGATGATCAAACTCAAATCATCAACGAAAGTTTAAATCAATCGGATATTTACTACTCTATTTATAACGCCACTACGGGTACATGGAGTATAGCAAATGCGATCGCCGTACAACAAGGTACAGACGGTAAAATTGCTTTAGGCACAGGACCAAATGGTAACTTAATGGCGGCATGGTTAAATTATGACAACGGTGAAAGTACTATTTATTGGTCTAGCCTATCTTACAATAATGATGTACCTAGTTGGAGTTCTCCTGCTATTCTTTATAGTGATGCTAACCCTGATCCTTTAACGGAATTATCGATTACTACTTTAAACGGAAACCCGTCAGTCTTTTGGACAGAAACTCAGCAGACATCTTACAGTGAATTAACCTTCAATGAATCTCCTCTCCTTTACTATCGTTTAGCGGAAACCAGTGGTACAACTTTAACGAATGAGGGCATTTACGGGGCAGGAGGTAATGGTACTTATAGCGGTTCGGTAACATTCAATGAAGTGGGCGCGTTAGAAGATACTACCACTAATGAAGGAGATGCTAACCCTGCGGTATTATTCAATTCTGGTAATAGTGCCACTTCTTCCACAATTCCCTTATCTGGTATTTCTTTCAGTGTCGAATTTTGGTTTAAAGTTCCTTCTTTACCCTCAAATACCCTAGATTTGGTTTCTGCTAGTGGCTTAATGAATGTCACGTTAAATAATAGTGGTTTATCGTTAAATATTAATAACACTGCCTTAAACTCCTCTGGATTTAACCCTTCTGCCAATGAATGGTATTATGTTGTTGCTACTTACAACGGTGAAACCGACACGGTTAATTTATCTGTAAATGGTGAAAACGTTGGTAGTTTAGACAGTGTGGATTTAAGTATCCCTAGCAATACCAGTTTAACCCTTGCAGGTTCTAGTAATGAAAGCGTTTACTTAGATGAGGTTGCTTTTTATCGTCAAGCCTTAACCGATAATGACACCCCTGACATCTCGGATTTTGGCAATTTAACCGCCTCTCAAATTAGCCAAATTCTACTCAATACCAGTCAAATCGGTAACAAGTATAATGCTCAATATGTCGATCCTTTACCTGCAGGACCAAATACCCAGTATGTAACTTATGATGGTAGCAGTTGGGGAGTTCCTAGTATAATTGAACCTAACGATAAACCTGTTGCTACTCAATTATCAGACGCTAATAAAGTCCAATGGGATGTGACTTCCTATAACACCGCTAACAGTAGTGGCTACGTTAATCCTAACGGCAATCCTGATATTTTCTTATCCCTAAACTTGGGAAATCAGACAACTGGTACAAAAATTAGTTCGATCGAAGTTACCGCTAATAACGTAATATGGAGTGTAGGTAATACTAATGGCAATCAATTAGCAGTCGTGCAAGGGGATAAACTCCTCAATCCTGTTAACCCTGATGGTAGTTTTGACTATACTATTCTTAGTCCAAATGTGGACTTAGATTTATTTCTCGATGCAGGAAGTAATAATTTCCCTAGTGGTACAACTTTTAATGTAACGATTAACTATAGTAACGGGAGTACCACTACCCAAACTGTTCAAGCAGGAAATGTAACCAGCGAACCCACAGATATTAATTCTAACCAAGTTTTAGGCATTGCCACCGTCACCGAAGCTAATGATTCTTCCCTTGCCTTGATTGATAGCGGTTTTATCATCAACACCACTAATTCGAGTATGGGTTATGTTATTACCAATGGTGATTTTAACAATGATGGTAAGTCTGATGTTGCCGTAGGAAATCGAGGCTATACCAACACATCAGGTAGCGTGTTGGGACAAGGTACAATCCAAATTCTTTTTGGTGGCGGTGCAGTATTATCAAACAATGAAAGCAACCCTCTTACTACCACCGATTTAAGTGGTAATCCTAACGGTGTCTTGATTACTGGTTTAAGCGATACTGGACAAGCCAACGGTGATTTTCCCTTCTCTATGGCGACAGGGGATGTCAACGGTGATGGTTATGAGGATTTAGTTATTGGTGATCCTAATGCTAATAAAGTATATGTTATTTATGGCTCTAATAATTTAGCTGGAACTACCATTAATGTCACAAATTTAGGTAGTCAAGGTTATGTCATTAATACTCCCACTTCCAATATTGGTTTCGGTTATTCCGTTGCAGTGGGTAACTTTAACAGTAATGCTGAGTCTAATGGTACTTATGCCAGTGGTACTAAATTTGATATTGCCATCGGCGCACCCGTTGCTAATAACGGTAATGGGGCGGTTTATGTTGCCTTTGATGGTACTTCTACCCTTTCCACTATCTACAGTTCTCAAAACGATGGAGAGTTAGCAGGTTATAGCGTTGCGGTTTCTAGTCGTACTTCTCAAGCTAAAACCTTTACAGGTAATACAACATCTGATGATTTAATCATAGGTGCGATCGGATTTTCAGGAGATGTTACTAATCAATGGAATGGTTTAAGCGGACTTCCTTCCAGTGCTAATTCCACCGACAATCCCGCAGGGCAATCTTACCCCTCCACTTCCACCGCCGAATTAGGAGCTGTTTATGTATTTCAAAGTAACGGCACAACGAGCAATACTTTTAATACAACTCCTTATGCTACCTACACTGGTTCTAATTTACCCTCTAGTAATGGTACTGCCAATAACAGTAATGCTGGTTCTGCTTTGAATAGCACAGATTTAGATGGAGATAAGATCAATGATTTAGCTATTTCCGCCCCCGGAGGTGCAAATAACAATGGTTTAATTTATGTTCTCAAGGGGGGAATCACACAAAATAATAACCCTCAAAATCTTGATACTGTGGCTAATTTGGGCATTGTCGGCGGATTACCCTTCAGTCAAACAGGGGCAGTCATTACCTCCCCCGGCGATGTCAATAACGATGGTTATGAAGATTTTTTGATTACCGCCCCCCAAGGCGCTAACGGCACTGGACAAAGTTATGTACTTTTTGGACCTCTTAACTTAAGTGACATAGGTACTATATTTGACCTTAACGTTACTGCTAGTGACAGTAAAACGACTTTCTTACTCAATGGAGATCAACCTTATCAATTAGTGGGAGCGGCCGCAAGTGGTATTGGGGATGTCAATGGTGATAGTGTGGACGATTTAATGATTAGTGCGCCCAACGCAGGACAACTTTACACCATTTTTGGTCATCCTTGGTTAGCCGACGATGGTAGTATCAAACTCGCAGATATTTCTGCTGATAACGGGTTTGTCATTGACGGAATGTTATATTTATCTCCCAATAGTCCGAATGGCTATATTTTGGGATTAAGTGATTCTTCGACGAATGAAACCTATGGTATTAATATCCCTGTAGGTGTTTTATTCTTACTCAACCCCAGAGGCACTGTTGTTTGGCAGTCTGACAATACCACTCCTGCCGTACAAGCTCTCATGCAAACTGACGGTAACTTTGTTCTCTATAGCCAAGCACAAGCATTAAATGAACCTGGTTCTGCTGAATATGCAGTTTGGGCTACAGGAACTAATACTACACAAGGAGCTTATCTCAGTTTAGGTGAAGATGGTGGTTTATATATTGTCAGCAATAGCGGTTCGATTCTCTCTACTTTAAATCAAGGTACAGCTAGTGCCACCAGTAACAATACCCGATTACTAGAAGAAAATCAGATTACCAGTAGCTCAACTACATTTATTAATAATAGTGTCAATGGTGGTAGTCTCGTGGGCAATGGCAACAATGTTGTTATGTTGGGTGATATTAACGGTGACGGTTTTGGGGATGTTTTATCAGGTGGTAGCGAATATGGTGCAGTTATTGTCTTTGGTAATAGTACCACTAATCTGATTGATGCAGCAGTAGGTACGGATGATATAGTTATTACGGTATCGAACCAAACTATTAATCAGTTTCTGCCATTAGGAGATATTAACGGCGATGGTTTAAAAGACTTTGGCGTAATTGATAATAATGATAACTTCTATGTACAGTTAGGTTCTAGTAGTATCCCTACTCTCGGAAGTAACATCAACCTCTCTACTGTAGCGAAAACTTCTATTATTCAAGGAATAGCCATCGGAGATTATAATGGTGATGGTTATGGGGATGTTGTTCTTCGTAGTACTAATGGCGTTTGGACTCTGTATGAAGGTAGTGCCAACGGTACATTAACCTCAGATACTGACATTACTTTTAGTGGATTAACGGGTAATGGATTAGGAGATATTAATGGTGATGGTTATACGGAAGTGGGTTTAGGCAATCAATTCATGAACCTTATTAGTCCTAATGTTATCGCTAATGGACAATTTACTGTTTACTTAGGAAATAATCAAGGTAATTCAACGATCGAACCTCCTAATGCCGTATTTGAACAAACCTTAATCAATAGCGATTGGACATCTCAATATAATCTAGGTGTGCAATCCGCAGAATTAGCTCCCACGTTGGTAGAGTTTAATGGCTATCTCTATATGCTATATAACGCTACCGATAACGTTGATAGCAACAAAAATACTCTTTGGATACAAAGAAGTGCTGATGGCGTTAACTGGGAGGGCTTAACTAATCTTGGCAGTAGCTTTGAAACTGATTATCAAGCCTCTTTAGGGGTGTTTAATAACACCTTGTATCTTGCCTTTACTGCCACTAATAATGAAGTGATTTTAGCTAGTGCCGTTAGTGCTGATACGGATTTAGGCTTAACTTTTAGCGGTGGTGACTTCTATCAAATCGGTAGTAATACCAGTGAGCAAGGACCAACTCTCGTCACTTACAACGATGAATTATACGCTTTCTTTCTTGCTACTAATGGTGATAATAGCGTTGTCTATGTAACTTCTGACAATCCCAGCAACAGTGATACTTGGACAACAAGTAGTAGAGTTCCCTACGATGGCGGTACTAATTCTAGTAGCGATCGCATTGGGGCAACGGTTTTCAATGATGAATTATATATCGCTTTCAAAGCAGATAATAGCAACAATATTAGTGTAACTTCTTACAATGGCTCAACATGGTCAAGTGCCAATAGTTCCGCTACTTCTCAGGTTATTCCAAATCAAGGAACAAGTGCTGGTCCTTCTTTAATAGCTACAGATGAAACTCTTTATCTTTTCTTTAAAAGTGGTAACAGTAGTGAAACTATTTTTTATATCTCTGGTGAAGGTTTAGGGGAAAACTGGACAAATGACAATGCTTCTATCCCTAATCAGTCCTCCTTCGATCGAACCTCTCCCGCATTTTTCAATCAAAGTATCTATATTGCCCATGTGGGATATAACAACGATACCAGTATCTATGTAACAGCATCTAATCCTATTTTTGAACCCAATCAAACTCAGGAATTAGGCTCTCAATTACAAGGTATTGGTGATTTTAATGGTGACGGCATCGAAGATTATGGCGTTTTAGCCCCTGGCTATGCCACTTTTGGAGAGTTTAATGGCTCTAATTTTGAAAATAATCAAGGGGCATTATTTATCTACTATGGTTCGACTTCAAGCACTATTAATAGTACCCCAGATGTGGTTTTAAACCCCGACTATAGCACCAATACTTATGGTATTTCTCAATTATCTAACTTTACTGCTATTGGTGATATTAACGGCGATGGTTATGATGATGTGGCGATCGCATCTCCCTCTACTTCCTTAACCTCCGATGATACTCAAGACGGCACTGTTTTTGTGGTATTTGGTGGGAAGAATTGGGGTAATACCTACTCTGCAACCAATCCCTTTGACTTAAACAGTTTAAGCAACAATCAATCTAACTCCAATACCAATAACTCTAATACCAGTGGCTTTTTAATTACGGGTTTACCAGCATCTCAGGCAGGAATTTCTCTCAGTGGGGATGGTGATGTTAACGGTGATGGATTTAGTGACTTTATTATTGGCGCACCAGGAGATAATGATAACCTTAGCTACGTTATTTTTGGTAGTGACTTTAATAACACTGTAACTCAAACAGGTACGATCGGCGATGATGTTATGATTGGCACAGCAACGGGGGAAAGTTTCATCGGCGGTGAAGGGGATGATCAAATTTATACCAATGGCGGTATTGATGTCGTTTACGCAGGATTAGGAGATGATTTCGTCACCGTCAATGATACCTATTTCCGCCGTTTAGATGGTGGTGCAGGTATAGATGTTTTAAGATTTGAGGGCTATAATAAACAAGATTGGGATTTAACTACCCTTTCCCCGGGTAATCGTTTACGCAATTTTGAGATTTTAGTCACGGAAGGTTATGGCGCTAATAACCTCACCCTTAACTCCTTAACCGTTACTCAACTTTCTCCCACAAACACCGTCACTGTGGTAATGGATGCTAGTGACACCCTTAATCTCAGTGCTGATTTTAGTCTTAATGGTACAGTTTATCAGTATAATCAGAAGTTCGATCGATATACCTCAAATATTTCGAGTGCAACGGTTTTACTTAATCGTATTGTCGAGACAGACACAACTAATGTTATTACTGTCGAGAAAAATGCTTCTTCTACTAATACTCCAACATCCAACTTAACTTCAGAAGTCGCCTCTGTTAATGCAGAAATCATGACTTCCTTTAATACCGATGAATCAGGTAACGAAACCGCCCAAAGTGTTGCTAGTTCAGTATTTAGTGCCACTGCTAGTAATCCTGATGCACCCACCCGTTTATCTGTCTCTAATCCCACTGCTAACGAAGCCGATGGAGAAGTAGAATTTACCATCCAACGCACAGGGGATTTAGATAAATATGTACAAGTACATTACCTTACTCAAGATGGACGAGGAAAAGCAGGTAGTGACTATAATCCCGTGTTAGGAAGGGCAGTATTTAAACCGGGAGAAACCAGTAAAACCATTTCTGTACCCCTTATTTTAGATGATATTTACACAGGTACAAGGGATTTAGGCTTACTCGTCACCCTCGAAGAAGAAAGTAATACCGTCATCGATGACGAGTTTCATCTTAATGTTGATCCTACCGATGGACAAATTCGTAATTGGAATCATATCATTGGAGAACAACCTAACAGCGTCATGGGGGGTGAATTAGAATTTCGAGCTACTACCACTGACGGTAAAGCACAGGTTAAACTCTATTTTGAAGGTACAAAAGACTTTAATAATTACTATATTTTCAATAATGAAACTCAACAATATGAGGCTTTTTCGGGTGCGAAACTGTTTGATGATGATGGAGACGGTAAAAATGAAGGAGCAATTTTAAATCTTCAAGACGGTAGTAAGTATGACATTGATGGTGCAGAAAATGGTATTATCTTCAAACGAGGCTTTTTTGCCTTTGGAGAATCCCCCGAAATCGTCTTAGATACTGCCATGTATCGTTTCCGTAGTTTGCAAACAGAGGGTGCTTATCTATATGTTGGTGCGCAAGAAAAAGAATCAGTACTAACCAACTATGGTAATAACTTTGTGGAGGAGGGATTAGCTTTTTATGTATCTGACACTCAAGAAGATGACTTAACCGCTTTTAATCGTTTCCGCAATACTGACTTAATGGGGGGTTATATTTACGCAGGAGACACCGAAAGTGAGTCAATCCGTGCTAATTATCCCCAGTTTATTGATGAGGGTATCGCTTTTTATGCCTATGGTGCAAATTCACAAATGGCTGATAGTATTACCCGTTTCCAAAATAGCACGGGTGGGGCTTATCTTTATACGGGGCAACCAGAAACCCAAAGTGTAATTACTAATTATGCCAATAGTTTTAACCTTGAAGGTATCGCATTTGAGGCTTTATTAGCTTAG